CATGTTATGGGTCTATTTCTGTATGTTCATTGTATTGCTGGGGGCTGAGATCAACGCATATTTTGAGGATAAATTCCGTAAGCTTCAGCAGACGGCAGTGGAACATCTGTATATGGAACTGCGTTCTTTCTCCTCGTCGGACGAAGATGATGAGCATGAGCATGAGGGTGATGAGGATGAGGATGACAAAGAAAATCTGAAAAAAAAATAAAATATTGATTTTTCTTTCACAAAATGTAATAATGGGAAGGAATCAAAAAATTTTGACTAGACGAAAGAGAGGATGATAAAAATGGCAAACATTGATTTAAGCCAATATGGTATTACCGGAGTTACAGAAATCGTTCACAATCCTTCTTATGAGATGATATTTGAAGAAGAGACAAAACCGGGTCTGGAAGGGTTTGAAAAAGGCCAGGTAAGTGAACTTGGTGCAGTTAATGTTATGACCGGTATCTACACGGGACGTTCACCGAAAGACAAATTTATTGTCATGGATGAGAATTCGAAGGACACGGTATGGTGGACTTCTGATGAGTATAAGAATGATAACCATCCTGCAAGCCAGGAGGCATGGGATACTGTCAAGAAGATTGCTCTGGAAGAGCTCTCCGGCAAAAGACTGTTTGTAGTCGACTTGTTCTGCGGAGCGAATAAGGATACCCGCATGGCCATTCGTTTCATCGTAGAGGTTGCATGGCAGGCTCATTTCGTTATGAATATGTTTATCAAACCTACCGCGGAAGAACTCGAAAACTTTGAGCCGGATTTTGTTGTATATAATGCTTCCAAGGCAAAAGTCGAGAACTACAAGGAGCTGGGCCTGAATTCTGAGACAGCAGCCATGTTCAACATCACCAGCCGCGAGCAGGTTATCGTAAATACCTGGTACGGCGGAGAGATGAAGAAGGGTATGTTCTCTATGATGAACTACTATCTGCCGCTGAAAGGCATCGCTTCCATGCACTGTTCCGCCAACACGGATCTGAACGGGGAGAATACCGCAATTTTCTTCGGACTGTCTGGAACAGGAAAAACCACGTTGTCCACAGATCCGAAACGTCTTTTGATCGGTGATGATGAGCACGGATGGGATGACAACGGTATCTTTAACTTTGAGGGCGGCTGCTACGCGAAAGTCATCAATCTGGATAAAGAATCTGAGCCTGATATCTATAACGCAATCAAACGCAATGCTCTTCTGGAGAATGTTACGCTGGATGAGAACGGTAAGATCGATTTTGATGACAAGAGTGTAACAGAAAATACCCGTGTATCTTATCCGATCGACCATATTGAAAAAATCGTACGCCCGGTTTCTGCGGCTCCTGCGGCTAAGGATGTTATTTTCCTGTCTGCTGACGCATTCGGTGTCCTTCCTCCTGTATCCATTCTGACTCCGGAACAGACACAGTATTATTTCCTGTCCGGATTCACAGCAAAACTTGCCGGTACAGAGCGCGGAATCACAGAACCGACTCCGACATTCTCCGCTTGTTTCGGTCAGGCGTTCCTGGAACTGCATCCTACCAAATATGCAGAGGAGCTTGTGAAGAGAATGCAGATGAGCGGTGCAAAAGCATACTTGGTGAACACCGGCTGGAACGGTTCCGGAAAACGTATCTCAATCAAGGATACCCGTGGAATCATCGACGCAATTCTGGACGGATCCATCGCAAGTGCACCGACAAAAGAACTGCCATATTTTAACTTCGAGATCCCAACAGAGCTTCCGGGTGTAGATCCTGCGATCCTTGATCCGCGTGACACCTATGCGAGCGCTGCTGAGTGGGAGACCAAGGCGAAAGACCTGGCACAGAGATTTGTCAAGAACTTTGCAAAATATGAGGGTAATGAGGCAGGAAAAGCATTAGTTTCTGCTGGTCCTCAGTTATAAAAGAAAGCAATAACAAAAAACGCCGTATGCGGATCTGCGAAGGATCTGCATGCGGTTTTTTTCGGTGAAAACCAGGGAAGAAGCATAAAAATATTAAAAAAAATAAATTTTCCTTGACACATCAGGTCTTTGTGTTAAAATTAGTAATTATATTAATATCGGCGATGAAAGTGTCAGTAGATATGTATTTTCTATCAGAGAGGGGAAGTCACCGGCTGAAAGCTTCCTTGAGTTCAGATGCATATTGAGATTCCCACTGGAGCCGCATCTCTGAAATCAAGTAGGAGATGCCGTATGGAGCGCGTTAAGCTGTTTGAGTGCCCGGTGAAATCCGGGAATCAGGGTGGTACCACGGATCTTGAACTTCGTCCCTTTTGCGGACGGGGTTTTTTTATTGCCAGATTATTAATCAATCAATAAGGAGAATGAATCATGAGCGAAAGTATGAAAGACAAATTACAGGCGATTCTGGATGAGGCGACACAGAACATTCAGGATTCTGACGCCCTTGACAAGCTGAATGATGTGCGTGTCAGTTTTCTTGGAAAAAAAGGAAAGTTAACTTCTGTTTTGAAGGGAATGAAAGATGTCGCAGCGGAAGACCGTCCGAAAGTAGGGCAGATGGTCAATGAGACAAGAGAAAAGATCGAGCAGTATCTGGAAGAAACTAAAGTGCGTCTGGAGAGGGCGATTCGTGAACACCAGATGAAAGAGGAAGTGATCGACGTCACACTCCCGGCAAAGCGTGCCAGAGTGGGGCACCGCCATCCGAATACGATCGCGCTGGAAGAAGTGGAGCGTATCTTCATCGGCATGGGATATGAAGTCGTGGAAGGCCCGGAAGTGGAGTATGATTTATACAATTTCGAAAAGCTGAACATACCGGCCAATCATCCGGCAAAGGATGAACAGGACACCTTCTATATCAACAAAGACATCGTGCTGCGCACCCAGACATCACCGGTCCAGGCGCGTGTCATGGAAGAGGGGAAACTTCCGATCCGTATGATCGCACCGGGACGCGTATTCCGTTCTGACGAGGTGGATGCAACCCACTCACCGTCATTCCATCAGATTGAAGGGCTTGTCATCGACAGGAATATCACGTTTGCTGACCTGAAAGGAACGCTGGAGGAATTTGCAAAAGAACTGTTCGGGGAAGAGACGAGAACGAAGTTCCGCCCGCATCATTTCCCGTTCACAGAGCCGAGTGCGGAAGTAGATGTGACTTGCTTTAAATGCGGCGGAAGCGGCTGCCGTTTCTGTAAAGGCACCGGCTGGATCGAGATTCTGGGCTGTGGGATGGTTCACCCGCATGTGCTTGAGATGTGCGGCATTGACCCGGAAGAATATACTGGTTTTGCATTCGGCGTCGGACTGGAACGTATCGCATTGTTAAAATACGAGATTGACGATATGAGACTGTTATATGAAAATGATGACCGTTTCTTAAAACAGTTCTAATGCAGTGACACGATGGACATTTTTAAATTCAGGAGGAAGAAGAATTGAATACATCATTATCATGGATCAAACAATATGTACCGGATCTGGAAGTGACGGCACAGGAATATACAGACGCCATGACACTTTCCGGGACGAAAGTAGAAGGGTATGAAAAGCTGGATGCAGACCTGTCAGATATTGTGATCGGACAGATCGAGAAGATCGAGAGACATCCGGATGCGGATAAGCTGATCATCTGTCAGGTAAATGTGGGCGCAGAAACTGTACAGATCGTGACCGGTGCGCCGAATGTGAAGGAAGGGGATAAGGTGCCGGTTGTCCTGGACGGCGGCCGTGTAGCCGGAGGACACGACGGAAAGAAGACGCCGGGAGGCATCAGGATAAAAAAAGGAAAACTGAGAGGGATTGAATCCTACGGCATGATGTGTTCCATCGAGGAACTCGGAAGCACAAGAGAAATGTATCCGGAAGCTCCGGAGTATGGGATCTACATTTTTCCTGTGGATGCGGTCGTCGGTGAGAGTGCCATAAAAGCGCTGGGGCTTGAAGATGTCGTATTTGAATATGAGGTGACTTCTAACCGTGTGGACTGCTACAGTGTGATCGGGATTGCACGGGAAGCTGCCGCTACATTCCGGAAGGAGTTCCATCCGCCGGCCGTAAATGAGACAGGAAATAATGAGGATGTCAATGACTATATCAAAGTGACGGTGGAAGATGAAGATCTCTGCCCGAGATATTGTGCCCGCGTGGTGAAAAACGTTAAGATCGGGCCTTCGCCGAAGTGGATGCAGAGATGCCTGGCGACGAATGGAATCCGTCCGATTAACAATCTTGTAGATATCACGAATTACGTGATGGAAGAATACGGTCAGCCGATGCATGCCTACGATCTTGATATGATCGAAGGGAATGAGATCATCGTCAGACGGGCGGCAAAAGAAGAAAATTTCGTAACACTGGATGGACAGGAACGTAAAATGGATGAATCGGTACTGATGATCTGTGATGCCGAGAAACCAGTTGGCATTGCCGGCATCATGGGCGGTGAGAATTCTATGATTACTGATTCCGTAAAGACGGTCCTGTTCGAGGCTGCCTGCTTTGACGGAACGAATATCCGGCTTTCCAGCAAACGTGTCGGTCTGCGCACGGATGCTTCCGGGAAATTTGAAAAGGGACTGGATCCAAACAATGCGAAAGCCGCAATCGACCGTGCGTGCCAGCTGATGGAAGAGCTGGGAGCAGGTGAAGTCGTCGGAGGCACTGTCGACGTCTACACGAAGAAGAAAGAGCCTGTGCGTGTCCCGTTTGAGCCGGAGAAGATCAACGCACTGCTCGGCACTAATCTTTCCAAAGAACAGATGCTGGAATATCTGGGGCGCGTAGAACTGTCATATGATGAGAATGCAAATGAGATCGTGGCACCGACATTCCGGCATGACATTTTCCGCACTGCTGATCTGGCCGAGGAGGTTGCACGTTTTTATGGATACGACAACATCCCGACGACTCTTCCGAGCGGAGAGGCTACGACCGGCAAGATTTCATTTAAAATGCGCATAGAGGAGACGGCCAGAGACGTGGCGGAATACTGCGGATTCTCACAGGGCATGTGCTACTCGTTTGAAAGTCCGAAAGTATTCGACAAGCTGTTGATCACACCGGACAGCCCGCTTCGGAGAGCAGTGACGATCATGAATCCGCTCGGTGAGGATTTCAGTATCATGCGTACGATTTCGCTGAACGGAATGTTGACTTCACTGTCCACCAATTACAACCGCAGAAACAAGAATGTGAAATTATATGAGCTTGGCAATATCTATATCCCTAAACAGCTGCCGCTACGGGAACTGCCGGAAGAGAGAATGATGCTTACGCTCGGAATGTACGGAGACGGAGACTTTTTCACGATGAAAGGTGTGATCGAAGAGTTTCTGGAAAAGGTGGGTATGCACAGAAAGCCACATTATGACCCTCAGGCAGGGAAGACGTTCCTGCATCCGGGCAGACAGGCAAATGTCATCTATGATGGCGTTAATATCGGATATCTCGGAGAAATACATCCGGATGTCGCTGATAATTATGATATCGGAACACGCGTGTATGCTGCGGTCATCGACATCCTGAAAGTACTTGAATTCGCGTCATATGACAGAAAATATACGGGTATTGCAAAATATCCTGCGGTGACACGTGACATCAGCATGGTATTGCCGAAAGAAGTTCTTGTGGGACAAATTGAAGCTGTTATCGAACAGCGCGGCGGAAACATCCTGGAAAGCTATCAGCTGTTTGATGTATATGAGGGAAGCCAGATTGAAGAAGGCTTTAAATCAGTTGCGTATTCGATTACATTCCGTGCAGCTGACAGAACCCTTGAAGAGGCAGATATCACTGCCGTGATGAAAAAGATACTGAATGGTCTGGAAGATTTGGGAGCTGTCCTCAGACAGTAGCAGGTGCTTTATGAAATTATATGTAATACGACATGGAGAAACAACATGGAACACGCAGGCCAGGCTGCAGGGCATGAGTGATATTCCGTTAAATGATAACGGGGTATCTCTTGCCCGAAAAACGGGCGAAGCGATGCGGGATATTCCGTTTACCAGGATTTATACAAGTCCCCTCAAAAGAGCTGTTCAGACGGCGGAGCTGGTTGCAGGAGGACGACAGATTCCTGTTGTGATAGAAGACCGCATAAGAGAGATCAGCTTCGGCGAATGGGAAGGCCTGTCCTGCAGCAGAGATAATTATGAGATCCCTTCGGACTCTTTTGAACAGTTTTTCCGCGATCCGTTTCAGTTTGATCCGCCAAAGGGAGGGGAAAGTGTATTGGAAGTCTGCAGGCGTACGGAACATTTTCTGGATGAACTTCTGCAGGAACCGGGAAATGAACAGGAAACGATCCTGCTCTCGACACACGGGTGTACGCTGCGTGCATTGATGAATTATTTTTATCAGGACTTCACTTCGTCATTCTGGCGGGGGCATGTGCCTCCGAACTGCGGGGTGTCGATCGTGGAAGTGAAGGATGGAACTGCCGACGTCCTGGAAGAAGACCGGATATATTACCGGGAGGAGAGTGACGTATGAAGACTTCAGACTTTTACTATGAGCTGCCGGAGGAGCTGATTGCTCAGGATCCGCTCCCCAACCGTTCGGACTCCAGGCTGCTGCACCTTGACAGGGAAAGCGGAGAGATCACACACGGCAGGTTTACGGACATCCTTTCATATCTGCGGCCGGGCGACTGTCTTGTGATCAATGATACGAAAGTGATTCCGGCCCGTCTGTTCGGCAGAAAAGAAGGAACGGACGCTCATATCGAAATCCTGCTTTTAAAACGCAGGGAGAACGATATATGGGAGACTCTGGTAAAGCCGGGGAAAAAGGCAAAACCCGGTACGAAACTTATCTTCGGCGACGGCGCTTTGAGAGGCGAAGTCCTGGAGATTGTGGAGGAAGGAAACCGTCTGATCCAGTTTACGTATGACGGAATCTTTGAAGAGATCCTGGATGTGCTCGGGGAAATGCCGCTGCCGCCGTATATCACACATAAGCTGCAGGACAAAAACAGATACCAGACAGTCTATGCAAAGCACGACGGTTCGGCGGCTGCGCCGACCGCGGGACTACATTTCACACAGGAACTCCTGGAAAAAGTAATGCAAAAGGGTGTCCGGATTGCACATGTAACGCTCCACGTGGGACTTGGCACTTTCCGGCCGGTCAAGGTGGAAGACGTGACAGACCACCATATGCACTCGGAGTTTTACATCGTGGAGGAAGATCAGGCAAAGCTGATTAATGAGACCAGGGCTTCAGGCCACCGGGTGATCTCTGTGGGGACGACGAGCTGCCGTACATTGGAATCGGCGGCAGATGATGATGGAATACTGAAAGCCGGAAGCGGATGGACAGATATTTTTATCTACCCCGGTTACAGATTTAAAATGATAGACGGACTGATCACGAACTTTCATCTGCCGGAATCCACGCTGCTGATGCTGGTGTCAGCGCTTGCCGGCAAGGAGAATATCATGAGAGCGTATGAGGAGGCAGTGAGAGAGCGGTATCGTTTTTTTTCATTCGGTGATAGCATGTATATTGGGTGAGTAAAAAAATCATGAGAAAAGAACTCCAAATTGGCGAATATTTATGTAATATTGTCATGACCGAGGTTCGCGTACTACCAATAATTCGGAATATATTAATTATTTACGGATGTGTGCAGCAGTTCTTTTGTTTTTGTGATTTTGCTGTTATGTCCAAAGAAAATACCAGAACAATAGAGTGTGTCCAGTGTCTATACTGTGGTACACTCTATACTTTTTTAATTGATGGCATGCATTCGTTTGTTGAGCAGTCACATACAGCATGAATTCTTTATACATATCTGATGGTTCAGGATCCCTTTTTCCCTTTGTAAAATTATAAATTCGTGATAATTGCATGAAGAATGACAAAAGAGTGTCATTGAAAATGATGAAATATTTTAAAGGTTCCATAAAAGAATGTTTTTTCTAAGGTTCAACGCTTGAATTTCGGAAGTAAATCGAGTAGACTATAACCATTATAGTAAGTGTCTTTCATATATAGTCAATTAAATTGACAACAATTATCATTAAGTGTTCGAGATGTTTGCTTAGAACCCAGCGATAAAGATGTCTGCCGTGGAAAGGATAAAGGTGTGTCATGAATAATCGCCGATATAAAAATCTGGATATCATTTATCATTCGCTATCCAGCAAAGTCATGCGTGGGAAAGAATGTGATACGGATCGCCCGGTAGTCTTAAAGACCGGCGGACAGGAGCAGATGACGCCGGAATCGCTGGAGCGGCTGAAGCATGAATATCAAATTATGCAGCAGGCGGACAGTTCCCATGTGGTAAGAGCCCTTGGAGAGACCATGATAGGCGGCCGTTACTATCTGGTGGAAGAATACTGTCCGGGGGTTACGCTTAGCAGAATGTTAAAACAGGGCGCCCTTGATATGCCTGTATTCTACCGGATTGCAGAACAGCTTGTACAGGGTCTGCGTGACCTGCATGAGTCGGGCATTATTCATAAAGATGTAAACCCTTCCAATATCATATATGACGCAGAGTCCGGCCGCGCCGTATTTTTGGATTTTGGCATATCCTCGGTTTTCTCTCACGAAAAGACGACAGGGGCCAGATTTGACAATATAGAGGGAACCGTCCGCTACATAGCTCCCGAACAGACCGGGCGGGTAAATGCTGAACTGGATTACCGCGCTGATTTTTATTCCCTGGGTATTACTTTTTATGAGATGCTTACAGGTCATTGCCCATTTGAGGCAGAGACTCCCGCGGAGATGGTATTTGCACATATTGCCAAGCAGCCGCCGGATCTTTGTGCCCTTTTGCCAGGCATTCCGCCGATGCTGGCATCAATCATTAATAAACTTCTGTCCAAGATGGCGAAAGACCGCTATGTCAGCTGCGACGGGCTGCTTTATGATTTGGAAAGGTGCCGCACAGAACAGAAATTCGTACTCGGGGAAAAAGATTTCAGCAGGCGTTTTGAGTTCATCCATCAGCTGTACGGGCGGGAAGAAGAGATTGTACAGCTGAAAACTGACTATAGGGAGGCGGCATCCGGTTCTAAAATCCTTGTTTCAATCAGTGGATATTCCGGTATTGGAAAGACCTCTCTGGTCAATCAGATCCAGGAGGAGGCATTGATGGGAAACGGCATGTTCCTTCAGGGGAAATTTGACCAGTATCACGCCAATGTGCCGTATTTTGCATTTTTTGAAGCCATAAAACAGTTCTGCAGTCAGATCTTGCTGGAGACGGAAGAAAACATCCGGGCATGGAAAGTGAAACTATCGGAAACATTAGGAAACGACGTGGTTTTACTTACCGGTAAGGTAGCGGAGCTGTCCCTGCTCACAGAGGCTTATCCGGCGCTGGAGGATATGGGGCCTTTAGAGGAACGAACGCGTTTTAAGGCAGTTTTAGAAAAGTTCCTGTCTCTATTGGCTTCGCCGGAGCATCCGCTGGCATTATTTTTGGATGACGTACACCGGGCGGACATGGGGTCTCTGGAAATGCTGGAGGAGATATTTAAAAATGAGGAACTTGGTCATATCATAATTGTCGTATGCTACCGGGAAAATGAGGTCAGTGACGGGCATCCGCTGATCCGCAGCCTGAACAGAATCGTGCAGAGAGGCTGCCGTGTCACACAGATTCATTTAAAGGGGCTGGAAACGAGGAGCACTGCACAGATGCTGGCCGGCATATTCAGGACGGAAGCGGAGAAAACATCCGGGCTGGCAGAGATTATCTATAAGAAAACAAAAGGAAACCCATTTTATATCAGGCAGTTTTTGCGGCTTTGCCACACGAATGGATATCTTAATCTGGATATGGATACCGGAGTCTGGAGCTGGGACGAAGCGGGGATAAAGAGCTGTCCTGCCCGGGAGAATGTTGTCGATTTCCTTCTGGGAAATATGGACCAGTTTTCAGAGGAAACATTGTCTCTGCTTTCCGCTGGAGCATGTGTTGGACAGAGCTTTTCCGCGGAGGATCTTGCAGCTGTCTGCGGTTTGTCGGAGAAGGAGATTAACAGGAGGCTGGTTGTGGCGGTCGGACAGGAGGCTGTTGTTCCGATTGGGAAGAATGTGAAAACCTGCCGGCAGACAAGATACCAGTTTACCCATGACCGGTTCCAGCAGGTATTTTATACGGTTCTGTCTCCGAAGAAAAGAGCAGGGATCCATTACCGCCTCGGAAAACGCTGTGAAGAAAAAGTAGTTTTAGAGGGGGATTCGGAGGAACGCCTGTTTGAGATTGCGGATCATTATGCCAGGGGAATTGAGGAGGCGGCAGATCTTAATGAAAGTCGCCGGATACAGGAATTGCTGCTGAAGGCGGCGGTCCGGTGCGGGCTCGTATCGGCTTTCGATACCGCCGCCAGCTATCTGGAGCTCCTCCTCTCTCAGCCTGAACTGGAGCAGCCGGAAAACCGTGAATTTCTGATCCGGACCTATATGGAATACCATACGGTGCTGTGCAATCTGGTAAAAGTGAGCGAATGTGACCGCATCTACAGACTGCTCTGCGATATGGTGAAACACCCGGCCGAGCTTGTTGACAGCTGCTGTATGCAGATATCAAGCCTCTGCAACAGAGGCGAGTATGAGGAGGCCTTTCGCATCGGCCTTTCGCTGCTGGAGCAGATGGGGGTTTCCTTTCCTCATCAGGATTTTGAATCGACCATGGAACGGGAAATTGCACTGTTTTATCAGGAACAGGAAGCCCTTGGAGACAGGGGGATCCGGAACCTGGCTGAAGCCAATGACCCATTGGAGCGGGGAATCGGCAAGCTGCTGTGCCGCATCTATGGACCGTTCTTTTTCTTCAAGCCACATCATTCCTACTGGACGGTAATTGCGGCTGCAAGGCGTATGCTGCGGCATGGTTATACGCCCCATACCCTGCAGATGTACTCCAATCTTATGATGCTTCTGGGAGAGGCACGCAGGGATTACAGGACTTCCTATGAGGCGGCAAGGGCAGCGATACAGATAGCGGAAAAGCACCAGTACCGGGAGGTCATCTACAGCATGTACTGTATGTTTGCGCTGCATTCCTGCCATTGGTTTGAGGATATTTCCAATGGGATTCCATATGCAAAGGAGTCTGTGAGAGGAAATATCCAGATGGGCGATTTTGAGTATGCAAGTTATGGGTATTATGGTCTGATCATGGCTTCCGTTGATCATTCATCCCATGTGGATGAGCTGTGGCATGAGGTGGAGCCTGCGCTGAAGTTCGCGGAAAAAACCGGCAACCTTCACGCTCTGGGGACTTTTTACAGCTTCCGGCAGCTTTGCAGGAGCCTGCGGGGGAAGCTTTCCTATACCGGCAGCTTTGACGGGGACGGATTTTCCGAACAGGAACACTTAAAGCAATTCACGCATAACCGGCAGGCAGTCAGCTATTACTATGTGATCAGGGCCTTGGCGGCTGTGATATACGAAGACTATCGGACGGCGTACCGGATGTGCCGGGACGCGGTGCCGCTTATGTCTCATGTTTCCGGTTTTTATAATGTGGCGCTGCATAATTTTTTATATTCCCTGTCCATCTGCCAGGTTCTGGAAACAGAAGAGTACCGGGACCGGCAGGAAGAAAGGCAGAAGCTTCTGAAAGTTCTGAAAGATAATCAGGACTGGCTGAAAAAGCGAAGCGGGGATGCATATTGTAATTTCGGACATCTGTATCTTTTAATTGAGGCAGAGCAAAAGGCGGTCTGCGGCTGTATCGGGGAGGCTCTTAAGCTTTATGAGTGCGCCATGGAAGCGGCAGGGAAACATAACCGCAGCCTGCATCAAGCGATCATCTGCGGTGTGACGGCACAGCGGTATAGAAGGATTGGAGTCAAATCCGTATTCAGGCATTACCTGCGGAACACCTACCGGCTGTATTCTGTCTGGGGCGCAGAGGGAAAATGTGCCGGAATGAGGCAGGATTATCCGGAGCTGGCGGGTATTTTGAAGTCGGAAGAAAGCCGGCAGACGACCCTGTCCGGGGAATCCATCCAAACCACCACATCACTGGATATGAAGTCTGTACTGAAGGCATCCCAGGCCATTTCGGAAGAACTGGAATTGGAAGGGATCCTGGAAAAGTTGATTTACAGCCTTCTGGAATGCGCCGGGGCACAGCATATTTATTATGTAAACAGAAAGAAATCCGAATACGAGATACAGGCAGAGGGACATTCCGGACTGAAGGATGACTGCATTATATTGAAACGTCCGGCAGAGGGCAGGGAGATTCCTCTCAGTATTGTTTCGTTTGTGGAGAGGACATCAGAGACGGTTATCCTGGATGATGCGGAAAGCTCCCGGATCTATGGGAAGGATGTCCATATAAAAGAGAAACATTGTAAATCAGTCTTGTGCATGCCCATACTCAGCAAAGGAGAGATGAAAGGCATCCTGTATCTGGAAAATAATCTGGCGGCAGGAGTCTTTGACCAGCGGCGGAAGGAAAATCTGCTTCCGATTGCGGCACAGCTTGCCATCTCATTAGAAAATGCATATCTGTATGAACATTTGCGCTATCTGGTAGATGAGAGGACGAAGGCGCTCAAGG
The Ruminococcus gauvreauii genome window above contains:
- the pckA gene encoding phosphoenolpyruvate carboxykinase (ATP), with the protein product MANIDLSQYGITGVTEIVHNPSYEMIFEEETKPGLEGFEKGQVSELGAVNVMTGIYTGRSPKDKFIVMDENSKDTVWWTSDEYKNDNHPASQEAWDTVKKIALEELSGKRLFVVDLFCGANKDTRMAIRFIVEVAWQAHFVMNMFIKPTAEELENFEPDFVVYNASKAKVENYKELGLNSETAAMFNITSREQVIVNTWYGGEMKKGMFSMMNYYLPLKGIASMHCSANTDLNGENTAIFFGLSGTGKTTLSTDPKRLLIGDDEHGWDDNGIFNFEGGCYAKVINLDKESEPDIYNAIKRNALLENVTLDENGKIDFDDKSVTENTRVSYPIDHIEKIVRPVSAAPAAKDVIFLSADAFGVLPPVSILTPEQTQYYFLSGFTAKLAGTERGITEPTPTFSACFGQAFLELHPTKYAEELVKRMQMSGAKAYLVNTGWNGSGKRISIKDTRGIIDAILDGSIASAPTKELPYFNFEIPTELPGVDPAILDPRDTYASAAEWETKAKDLAQRFVKNFAKYEGNEAGKALVSAGPQL
- the pheS gene encoding phenylalanine--tRNA ligase subunit alpha, translated to MKDKLQAILDEATQNIQDSDALDKLNDVRVSFLGKKGKLTSVLKGMKDVAAEDRPKVGQMVNETREKIEQYLEETKVRLERAIREHQMKEEVIDVTLPAKRARVGHRHPNTIALEEVERIFIGMGYEVVEGPEVEYDLYNFEKLNIPANHPAKDEQDTFYINKDIVLRTQTSPVQARVMEEGKLPIRMIAPGRVFRSDEVDATHSPSFHQIEGLVIDRNITFADLKGTLEEFAKELFGEETRTKFRPHHFPFTEPSAEVDVTCFKCGGSGCRFCKGTGWIEILGCGMVHPHVLEMCGIDPEEYTGFAFGVGLERIALLKYEIDDMRLLYENDDRFLKQF
- the pheT gene encoding phenylalanine--tRNA ligase subunit beta, yielding MNTSLSWIKQYVPDLEVTAQEYTDAMTLSGTKVEGYEKLDADLSDIVIGQIEKIERHPDADKLIICQVNVGAETVQIVTGAPNVKEGDKVPVVLDGGRVAGGHDGKKTPGGIRIKKGKLRGIESYGMMCSIEELGSTREMYPEAPEYGIYIFPVDAVVGESAIKALGLEDVVFEYEVTSNRVDCYSVIGIAREAAATFRKEFHPPAVNETGNNEDVNDYIKVTVEDEDLCPRYCARVVKNVKIGPSPKWMQRCLATNGIRPINNLVDITNYVMEEYGQPMHAYDLDMIEGNEIIVRRAAKEENFVTLDGQERKMDESVLMICDAEKPVGIAGIMGGENSMITDSVKTVLFEAACFDGTNIRLSSKRVGLRTDASGKFEKGLDPNNAKAAIDRACQLMEELGAGEVVGGTVDVYTKKKEPVRVPFEPEKINALLGTNLSKEQMLEYLGRVELSYDENANEIVAPTFRHDIFRTADLAEEVARFYGYDNIPTTLPSGEATTGKISFKMRIEETARDVAEYCGFSQGMCYSFESPKVFDKLLITPDSPLRRAVTIMNPLGEDFSIMRTISLNGMLTSLSTNYNRRNKNVKLYELGNIYIPKQLPLRELPEERMMLTLGMYGDGDFFTMKGVIEEFLEKVGMHRKPHYDPQAGKTFLHPGRQANVIYDGVNIGYLGEIHPDVADNYDIGTRVYAAVIDILKVLEFASYDRKYTGIAKYPAVTRDISMVLPKEVLVGQIEAVIEQRGGNILESYQLFDVYEGSQIEEGFKSVAYSITFRAADRTLEEADITAVMKKILNGLEDLGAVLRQ
- a CDS encoding histidine phosphatase family protein, yielding MKLYVIRHGETTWNTQARLQGMSDIPLNDNGVSLARKTGEAMRDIPFTRIYTSPLKRAVQTAELVAGGRQIPVVIEDRIREISFGEWEGLSCSRDNYEIPSDSFEQFFRDPFQFDPPKGGESVLEVCRRTEHFLDELLQEPGNEQETILLSTHGCTLRALMNYFYQDFTSSFWRGHVPPNCGVSIVEVKDGTADVLEEDRIYYREESDV
- the queA gene encoding tRNA preQ1(34) S-adenosylmethionine ribosyltransferase-isomerase QueA, with protein sequence MKTSDFYYELPEELIAQDPLPNRSDSRLLHLDRESGEITHGRFTDILSYLRPGDCLVINDTKVIPARLFGRKEGTDAHIEILLLKRRENDIWETLVKPGKKAKPGTKLIFGDGALRGEVLEIVEEGNRLIQFTYDGIFEEILDVLGEMPLPPYITHKLQDKNRYQTVYAKHDGSAAAPTAGLHFTQELLEKVMQKGVRIAHVTLHVGLGTFRPVKVEDVTDHHMHSEFYIVEEDQAKLINETRASGHRVISVGTTSCRTLESAADDDGILKAGSGWTDIFIYPGYRFKMIDGLITNFHLPESTLLMLVSALAGKENIMRAYEEAVRERYRFFSFGDSMYIG